The following are from one region of the Streptomyces changanensis genome:
- a CDS encoding EamA family transporter gives MNDARAAHTPAPLPAHTPAPLPADPATAARTADAPETAAPAREPGRGALGPVALVVAGALSVQFGAALAVLLMPRAGALGVVTLRLALAALVLLVVCRPRLRGHSRADWGTVIAFGVAMAGMNLTFYQAIDRIPLGAAVTLEVLGPLALSVVASRRAVSFLWAGLALAGVVLLSGGGLDRLDPVGAGFALAAGTLWAAYIVFSARTGRRFPQADGLALAMVVGALVSLPLGLADAGTALVVPSTLALGLAVALMSSVLPYTLELVALRRLPAPTFAVLMSLEPAVAALAGFLVLHQALSATDALAITLVVAASIGAVRARAGSR, from the coding sequence GTGAACGACGCCCGTGCCGCGCACACCCCGGCGCCCCTCCCCGCGCACACCCCGGCGCCCCTCCCCGCGGACCCCGCGACGGCGGCCCGTACCGCGGACGCCCCGGAGACCGCCGCTCCGGCGCGGGAGCCGGGCCGGGGCGCGCTGGGACCGGTCGCCCTGGTGGTGGCCGGGGCCCTGTCGGTCCAGTTCGGCGCGGCCCTCGCCGTGCTGCTGATGCCCCGCGCGGGGGCGCTCGGCGTGGTCACGCTGCGACTGGCCCTCGCCGCGCTGGTCCTGCTGGTGGTGTGCCGCCCCCGGCTGCGCGGCCACAGCCGCGCGGACTGGGGGACCGTCATCGCGTTCGGCGTCGCGATGGCCGGCATGAACCTCACCTTCTACCAGGCCATCGACCGCATCCCGCTCGGCGCGGCCGTCACCCTGGAGGTGCTGGGCCCGCTCGCCCTGTCCGTCGTGGCGTCCCGCCGCGCGGTCAGCTTCCTGTGGGCGGGCCTCGCCCTGGCGGGCGTCGTGCTGCTCAGCGGCGGCGGCCTCGACCGGCTGGACCCGGTCGGCGCCGGCTTCGCCCTCGCGGCGGGAACCCTGTGGGCCGCGTACATCGTCTTCAGCGCCCGCACCGGCCGGCGCTTCCCGCAGGCCGACGGGCTCGCGCTCGCCATGGTCGTCGGCGCGCTGGTGAGCCTGCCGCTCGGCCTCGCGGACGCGGGCACCGCCCTGGTCGTGCCGTCGACGCTCGCGCTGGGCCTGGCGGTGGCGCTGATGTCGTCCGTCCTGCCGTACACCCTGGAGCTCGTCGCGCTGCGCCGGCTGCCGGCCCCGACCTTCGCGGTGCTGATGAGCCTGGAACCGGCCGTCGCGGCCCTGGCCGGCTTCCTCGTGCTGCACCAGGCCCTGTCCGCCACCGACGCCCTCGCGATCACCCTGGTCGTCGCGGCGAGCATCGGCGCCGTACGCGCCCGCGCCGGGTCCCGCTGA